Proteins co-encoded in one Nonlabens agnitus genomic window:
- a CDS encoding outer membrane beta-barrel protein — translation MKRILSTTAFLLLSALTFAQQFEITGSIADSLTRQKLLSATVFLESVEDSTLITYSITDIDGKFNLTGNTNYELLNFYTSFQGYQEIAKVIDLSKGRQIDMGTILLSNDIESLGDVVVTARKAPITLKKDTLEFNAKSFNTRADATLEDVIKELPGVELDKDGNITVNGKSVTKILVNGKEFFGDDPQVALKNLPKEIIDKIQVTESKTDAQRQSGDDGDDNASEINITIDEDKNKGWFSRLTVGGGTDDRYSMSGIANYFKDDLRVSVLGSSNNINSPGFSFDEIYDAIGNAAYSVSTNSNGSFGINGLNFGSNSGITSSRSAGLNVSDEFGETVEADINYFYGNSDNRSATETRRTTFLPDRTFSTNSSNSSNTVGENHRYGGRVQIKPDTLTSITFRPSGNTSTNSSFSDRFSESIDDSGNLINNLNSTSRSESDSQNIEANIYASRRLKTKGSFISFFATVSDDKDESNDRFNSVRNTFNNNTTTTEVQNQLINQNNRNTEFRFSPRYRQALDSNWRASVEYNYQYRSQKSERSVFDIDEATDNRNFNATLSNDFDVNSIQQRPEVGVQYEKGDYRIELQTGYIFQTLKSEDVLQAVSFDKDFGNVFLRAELRKKLGKFGRINMNYNNSVNVPSVRQLQPVVNRTNPLNLVVGNPDLDASVRHSIRLNASNYNWEIGEGFYGGGNLDFNQDAVTAITTTDEDLIRTTTYVNVNGNRNGYLYGNYSKTWRKDKREIGGSVGLNGNYDRNVSFTNGQRFTSETFGFSPRVSFEYSIRDIFEIELDYNLSANSTSFDIGSIEDQEFTNHNVNIDLLTLWPENVTLGLRGEYNRFGNVSDEFDNDSFVLIGSLGYKFAKDRAIVKLKAYDILDQVIATRRVATQDFVQDTSSLVLEQYFMLSFTYKFSKFGGSDPNDRRTRFN, via the coding sequence ATGAAAAGAATTTTATCTACCACAGCGTTTTTGCTTTTAAGCGCATTAACGTTCGCACAGCAATTTGAAATAACAGGATCTATTGCCGATTCACTTACGAGACAAAAACTATTAAGCGCCACCGTTTTCCTAGAATCAGTTGAGGACTCTACTTTAATCACGTATTCCATCACAGATATTGATGGGAAGTTCAACCTGACAGGGAACACTAATTACGAACTTTTAAACTTTTACACCTCTTTCCAAGGCTATCAGGAGATCGCTAAGGTTATCGATTTGAGTAAAGGTAGACAGATCGATATGGGAACTATTTTGCTTAGCAACGACATAGAATCGCTGGGCGACGTTGTCGTTACTGCTAGAAAGGCACCGATTACACTTAAGAAGGATACTCTTGAATTTAATGCAAAGTCCTTTAATACAAGAGCAGATGCAACGCTTGAAGATGTCATTAAGGAGTTACCAGGAGTTGAATTAGATAAGGACGGTAATATTACCGTTAATGGTAAATCGGTTACTAAGATTCTTGTCAATGGTAAAGAGTTTTTTGGAGATGACCCGCAAGTTGCCCTTAAAAATTTACCGAAGGAAATTATTGATAAAATTCAGGTAACAGAGTCAAAGACAGATGCTCAAAGACAGTCAGGCGATGATGGAGATGATAATGCCAGCGAGATCAACATCACGATTGATGAAGATAAAAACAAGGGTTGGTTTTCTAGGTTGACCGTAGGTGGTGGTACAGATGACCGTTACTCGATGAGTGGAATAGCTAACTATTTCAAAGACGATTTGCGAGTAAGTGTTTTAGGTAGTAGCAATAATATCAATTCACCTGGATTTTCATTTGACGAGATTTATGATGCTATAGGAAATGCTGCATATTCTGTAAGTACAAATTCTAATGGAAGCTTTGGGATTAATGGTTTGAACTTTGGTAGCAACTCTGGAATTACAAGCAGTCGTTCCGCTGGATTAAATGTGAGCGATGAATTTGGTGAAACGGTCGAGGCAGATATTAATTATTTTTATGGAAATTCGGATAACAGGTCAGCAACTGAAACTAGAAGAACTACATTTCTTCCAGACAGAACATTTTCAACAAACTCCAGCAACTCTAGCAACACGGTAGGAGAGAATCACAGATATGGCGGGCGTGTGCAGATCAAACCAGACACTTTAACCTCAATCACCTTCAGGCCAAGTGGTAACACCTCAACTAATTCTAGTTTTTCAGATAGGTTTTCTGAGTCTATTGATGATAGTGGTAACTTGATTAACAACTTAAATAGCACCAGTCGTTCTGAATCAGATAGTCAGAATATAGAAGCTAATATCTACGCAAGCCGTAGATTAAAAACCAAAGGTAGTTTCATAAGTTTCTTTGCAACTGTATCTGATGATAAAGATGAGTCAAATGATAGATTTAATTCAGTGCGTAACACCTTTAACAACAATACCACAACAACTGAAGTCCAGAACCAATTAATTAATCAGAACAATCGCAATACAGAATTTAGGTTTAGTCCTAGATATAGACAGGCACTAGATAGTAATTGGCGAGCTTCAGTAGAATACAATTATCAGTATCGAAGCCAGAAAAGCGAACGTAGTGTTTTTGACATTGATGAAGCGACTGATAACCGAAACTTCAATGCTACCTTAAGTAATGATTTTGATGTGAACAGCATCCAGCAAAGACCAGAGGTAGGAGTTCAATATGAAAAGGGCGACTACAGGATAGAGTTACAAACAGGTTATATTTTTCAGACTCTTAAGAGTGAAGATGTTTTACAAGCCGTAAGCTTTGATAAAGACTTTGGCAATGTTTTTCTACGAGCCGAGTTACGTAAGAAACTTGGAAAGTTCGGTCGAATCAATATGAATTATAATAATAGCGTAAACGTCCCTAGCGTGCGCCAGTTACAACCAGTAGTCAATCGAACCAATCCACTTAATCTTGTGGTTGGTAATCCAGATTTAGATGCCTCGGTTCGACACTCGATCCGGTTGAATGCTAGTAATTATAATTGGGAAATAGGAGAAGGATTTTATGGTGGTGGAAACCTTGATTTCAATCAAGATGCTGTAACTGCTATAACAACAACGGACGAAGACCTCATCCGTACTACAACTTACGTTAATGTAAATGGTAATCGTAATGGTTATCTCTACGGGAATTATAGTAAAACTTGGCGTAAGGACAAGCGTGAAATAGGAGGTAGTGTAGGTCTTAATGGAAACTATGATAGAAACGTCTCTTTTACTAACGGTCAGCGATTCACAAGTGAGACCTTTGGTTTTTCACCTAGAGTTTCTTTCGAATATTCCATACGAGATATTTTTGAGATTGAGCTTGACTACAATTTAAGTGCAAACTCAACATCTTTTGATATTGGAAGTATTGAAGATCAAGAATTTACTAATCATAATGTCAATATTGATTTATTGACGCTATGGCCAGAAAATGTAACGTTAGGCCTTCGTGGTGAGTACAATAGGTTTGGAAATGTTTCTGATGAATTTGATAACGATAGCTTCGTCCTTATAGGCAGTTTAGGTTACAAATTTGCAAAAGATAGAGCCATTGTTAAGTTGAAGGCTTATGATATTTTAGATCAGGTCATTGCAACTCGCCGTGTCGCGACTCAAGATTTTGTACAAGATACTAGTAGTTTGGTTTTGGAACAATATTTCATGCTCAGCTTCACTTATAAATTCTCTAAGTTTGGTGGGTCAGATCCTAATGATAGAAGGACTCGTTTCAATTAA
- a CDS encoding polyprenyl synthetase family protein yields MKIVEQIKQPIAYEMELFEEKFRLSMASRIPLLNRITYFIVNRKGKQMRPMFVFLTAKMVGNGQVNDRTYRGAAVIELIHTATLVHDDVVDDSLKRRGFFSVNSLWKNKIAVLVGDYLLSKGLLLSIDNKDFDLLQIISVAVREMSEGELLQIEKARRLDITEEVYYDIITKKTATLIAACCSLGACAVSPDSPSVEKMRKFGELIGVAFQIKDDLFDYGNQRIGKPTGIDIKEQKMTLPLIYTLNNASKKDKKWLINSVKRHNRDKKRVKEVIQFVKDAGGLDYAVKAMYDYKQRALDILNTYPESEYKQSLLTMVDYVIDREK; encoded by the coding sequence ATGAAGATCGTAGAACAGATCAAGCAGCCTATCGCCTATGAGATGGAACTCTTTGAAGAGAAATTCCGCTTATCGATGGCGTCACGCATACCGTTGCTCAATCGTATTACCTACTTTATCGTTAACCGCAAGGGCAAGCAAATGCGTCCTATGTTTGTGTTCCTAACGGCCAAAATGGTAGGCAACGGTCAGGTCAACGACCGCACCTATCGTGGTGCCGCGGTAATCGAGTTGATTCACACGGCAACCCTAGTACATGATGATGTGGTGGATGACAGCCTCAAGAGACGCGGATTCTTCTCAGTCAACTCTTTGTGGAAGAATAAAATAGCCGTTCTAGTGGGTGATTATCTGCTATCTAAAGGCTTGCTTCTAAGTATTGATAACAAGGATTTTGATTTGTTGCAAATCATTAGCGTCGCAGTGCGTGAGATGAGTGAAGGTGAATTGTTGCAAATAGAAAAAGCCCGAAGACTGGACATTACGGAAGAGGTTTACTACGACATCATCACTAAAAAGACAGCCACGCTCATTGCCGCCTGTTGTAGCTTAGGCGCCTGCGCAGTATCGCCTGATAGCCCTAGTGTTGAGAAGATGCGCAAATTTGGTGAACTTATAGGTGTGGCCTTTCAAATCAAAGACGACCTCTTTGATTATGGCAACCAGCGCATAGGGAAACCTACTGGGATTGATATCAAGGAGCAAAAAATGACCTTGCCGCTCATCTATACGCTCAACAATGCTTCCAAAAAGGATAAAAAGTGGCTCATAAACTCTGTAAAGCGACATAATCGTGATAAAAAACGGGTTAAAGAAGTGATCCAGTTTGTGAAGGATGCCGGTGGTTTGGATTATGCCGTCAAAGCAATGTACGACTACAAACAGCGCGCTTTGGACATACTCAATACCTATCCAGAATCAGAATACAAGCAATCCTTGCTCACGATGGTGGATTATGTAATCGACCGTGAGAAGTAG
- the der gene encoding ribosome biogenesis GTPase Der, which yields MMSIVAIVGRPNTGKSTLFNRLIKRREAITDAVSGVTRDRHYGKSDWNGRDFSVIDTGGYAIGSEDVFEEEIDKQVELAIDEADVILFMVDAADGITREDEDVAQLLRKVKKPVLLVVNKVDNPSREQEAYEFYNLGLGDYYSISSISGSGTGDLLDAVVENLPEPREEVEENLPRFAVVGRPNAGKSSFINALIGENRYIVTDIAGTTRDSIDTKYNRFGFEFNLVDTAGIRRKKKVKEDLEFYSVMRSVRAIEHCDVCMVVLDATRGFDGQVQNIFWLAERNRKGIVILVNKWDLVEKETNSVRDYEKRIRQEMEPFTDVPIVFISVLNKQRIFKAIETAVEVYKNRSKKIKTSKLNEVLLPIIENTPPPSLKGKFVKIKFITQLPTPQPQFAFFCNLPQYVREPYKRFLENKLRENFDFHGVPVSVYMRKK from the coding sequence ATTATGAGTATTGTAGCAATTGTTGGTAGGCCCAACACTGGTAAAAGCACCCTTTTTAATAGATTGATCAAGCGTCGTGAGGCTATCACAGATGCGGTTAGTGGTGTCACAAGGGATCGTCATTATGGGAAAAGCGACTGGAACGGTCGTGATTTTTCGGTTATTGATACCGGTGGTTATGCCATAGGTAGCGAGGATGTTTTTGAAGAGGAAATCGACAAGCAGGTAGAACTTGCTATTGATGAGGCAGATGTTATTCTATTCATGGTGGATGCCGCAGATGGTATCACACGCGAGGATGAAGATGTGGCGCAGTTACTACGTAAAGTCAAAAAACCTGTGCTGCTGGTCGTCAATAAAGTGGACAACCCTTCTAGGGAACAAGAGGCTTATGAATTTTATAATTTGGGATTGGGTGATTATTATTCGATCTCAAGTATAAGTGGTAGCGGTACTGGTGATTTGCTGGATGCTGTTGTAGAAAACCTGCCAGAGCCTAGAGAAGAAGTAGAAGAGAACCTGCCACGATTTGCCGTTGTAGGACGTCCTAATGCAGGTAAATCTTCCTTTATCAATGCTCTAATAGGCGAGAATAGATATATCGTCACTGACATTGCCGGTACGACAAGAGACTCTATTGATACAAAGTACAACAGATTTGGTTTTGAATTCAACCTGGTAGATACGGCTGGAATACGTCGTAAGAAAAAAGTCAAGGAAGACCTAGAATTCTATAGCGTGATGCGCAGCGTGCGTGCCATTGAACACTGTGATGTTTGTATGGTGGTACTAGATGCTACAAGAGGTTTTGACGGACAGGTACAGAATATCTTTTGGTTGGCAGAGCGCAACCGAAAAGGTATCGTCATCCTGGTCAACAAATGGGACCTTGTAGAAAAGGAAACGAATAGCGTGCGTGATTATGAAAAACGCATACGTCAAGAGATGGAACCTTTTACAGATGTGCCTATCGTTTTCATATCGGTATTGAACAAGCAACGTATTTTTAAGGCTATTGAAACAGCTGTTGAGGTATACAAAAACCGAAGCAAGAAGATCAAAACCAGTAAGCTTAATGAGGTGTTGTTGCCTATTATAGAAAATACGCCACCACCATCACTTAAAGGGAAGTTTGTAAAGATCAAATTCATAACACAGCTGCCTACACCACAGCCACAGTTTGCCTTCTTCTGTAATTTACCGCAGTACGTACGCGAACCTTATAAGCGTTTCCTAGAAAACAAATTGCGTGAAAACTTTGATTTTCATGGTGTTCCCGTAAGTGTGTATATGAGGAAGAAGTAA
- a CDS encoding glycosyltransferase 87 family protein has protein sequence MKTRLQNGFGILLILSFFGYAIFSSLSRKQFLDNLLLYSGLFVLFLGFYWIADYSRKKELQLFPEWLSFKTQAKPHILAWLLVGVALRLVFLWDTPNLSQDFFRFIWDGHMLLNGYNPYLYLPDELLATGVDFIPNADLLHASMGELSSGHYTNYPPFNQLFFASAAFLGGNSIVMTVVWMRVFIIIAEVLIFLYGVKLLRILGKPEQLILLYYLNPFILIELTGNLHWEGVMACLMLIGVYHFICYDRIKSPIYLGLGVLLKLLPVIIFPLLLKSLKWRKLFLFFGILAIVVIAGFAPFLSAELFEKYGSSVGLWFNSFEFNASIYYVIRAIGYEVTGYNIIGTVGKILPLITLATVILMAALRKNQFPEILLGSILFSFTIYLLLSTTVHPWYLTIPLLFSVFTRYRYMIVWSFMVFVSYSAYSNATYQENLWWIAVEYLCVVGMLVFELLSRKRNKELMLN, from the coding sequence ATGAAGACGCGGCTGCAAAATGGCTTTGGGATCCTACTCATCCTCAGCTTTTTTGGCTATGCTATTTTTAGTTCGCTTTCGCGAAAGCAGTTTCTCGACAATCTTCTCCTTTATTCAGGACTGTTTGTTTTATTCCTAGGCTTTTACTGGATCGCTGACTATTCCCGTAAAAAGGAGTTACAGTTATTTCCAGAATGGCTTTCTTTCAAAACACAAGCTAAGCCACATATTCTAGCCTGGTTGTTGGTAGGTGTGGCCTTGCGATTGGTTTTCTTATGGGATACACCCAATTTGTCGCAGGATTTTTTCAGATTCATTTGGGATGGGCACATGCTACTTAATGGCTATAATCCATACCTATATCTGCCCGATGAGCTCCTCGCAACTGGTGTAGACTTCATACCCAATGCAGATTTGCTGCATGCCTCCATGGGCGAACTGTCCAGTGGACACTATACCAATTATCCACCATTCAACCAGCTATTTTTTGCTTCAGCCGCTTTCTTAGGAGGCAACAGCATTGTTATGACGGTGGTCTGGATGCGAGTTTTTATTATTATTGCAGAGGTTTTGATCTTTTTATACGGTGTCAAATTACTTCGTATTCTAGGCAAACCAGAACAGCTGATCTTACTCTATTACCTCAATCCATTTATTCTGATTGAATTGACGGGCAACCTTCATTGGGAAGGCGTCATGGCCTGTTTAATGCTCATTGGAGTCTATCATTTCATCTGTTACGATAGAATCAAGAGTCCTATTTATTTGGGTTTAGGAGTACTTTTAAAACTATTGCCGGTTATCATTTTCCCGTTGCTGCTGAAGTCCTTGAAGTGGCGTAAGCTTTTTTTATTTTTCGGTATCCTGGCGATCGTTGTTATTGCTGGCTTTGCACCATTTCTATCTGCAGAATTGTTTGAAAAATATGGATCTAGTGTAGGGTTATGGTTCAATAGCTTTGAATTTAATGCTAGTATTTACTACGTTATTCGAGCCATAGGCTATGAAGTCACCGGTTATAACATTATAGGAACGGTCGGGAAGATTTTACCGTTAATTACGTTGGCTACTGTTATTTTGATGGCCGCATTGAGGAAGAATCAGTTTCCAGAAATCTTGCTGGGTAGTATTCTTTTCTCGTTCACGATTTATCTGCTGCTGTCCACGACGGTTCATCCATGGTATTTGACGATACCACTTTTGTTTTCGGTTTTTACGAGATATAGGTACATGATTGTCTGGAGTTTTATGGTTTTCGTCAGTTATTCGGCCTATTCAAACGCAACCTATCAGGAAAATTTGTGGTGGATTGCGGTGGAATATTTATGTGTTGTTGGGATGTTGGTGTTTGAGTTGCTTTCGCGAAAGCGAAATAAAGAGCTAATGCTTAACTAG
- a CDS encoding glycosyltransferase family 2 protein translates to MPHPNTIINVIIPAFNEADSIGLVLADIPAMVDEVIVVSNNSTDATEANASQAGATVLKESRRGYGFACLKGLEYVAQKKNKPDIIVFLDGDYSDYPEQLTELVAPIIESNMDLVIGARNKKLREAGSMTFPQIFGNWLATTLMKLFFNSRFTDLGPFRAIKYDKLVALNMEDETYGWTVEMQLKALKKNYSYVEIPVRYRNRIGVSKVSGTVKGAIFAGVKILTWIFKYGLKK, encoded by the coding sequence TTGCCGCATCCCAATACGATAATCAATGTTATCATTCCTGCCTTTAACGAGGCAGACTCCATCGGTCTTGTCCTTGCAGATATTCCTGCAATGGTAGATGAGGTCATCGTCGTGAGCAATAATTCTACTGATGCCACAGAGGCCAATGCATCCCAAGCTGGTGCCACCGTTTTAAAAGAATCCAGACGTGGCTACGGTTTTGCCTGTCTCAAGGGTCTGGAGTACGTGGCCCAGAAGAAAAATAAGCCAGACATCATCGTATTTTTAGATGGTGACTACAGCGATTATCCAGAACAACTTACAGAACTGGTAGCGCCTATCATAGAATCCAATATGGACTTGGTCATCGGTGCCCGTAATAAAAAACTTAGAGAAGCCGGATCGATGACGTTCCCACAAATTTTTGGAAACTGGCTCGCCACCACATTGATGAAGCTGTTTTTTAATTCAAGATTTACAGACTTGGGTCCTTTTAGGGCGATTAAATATGACAAGTTGGTAGCCTTAAACATGGAAGATGAAACCTATGGATGGACGGTAGAGATGCAATTGAAAGCGCTGAAAAAAAACTATTCTTATGTAGAGATTCCCGTGCGGTATCGCAATAGAATAGGCGTTTCCAAGGTGTCTGGAACGGTCAAAGGTGCTATCTTTGCAGGTGTTAAAATTTTAACATGGATCTTCAAATACGGCCTTAAGAAATGA
- a CDS encoding cellulose synthase family protein, producing the protein MILEWICIVIYSASLLMILFYSFSQLNLLINYLKAQKKNKQATVSVQQTDDLPYVTIQLPVFNELYVMERLLDNMAFLEYPKDKLEIQVLDDSTDESVEITALKVKKLQELGFDVSHIQRENRTSYKAGALKEGLKIAKGDFIAIFDADFLPEADWLLKTIGHFKNPKVGVVQTRWSHLNRDYSILTQVQAFALDAHFTLEQVGRNSKGHFINFNGTAGIWRKQTIFDAGNWQGDTLTEDLDLSYRAQLKNWKFVYLEDVTTPAELPMVISAARSQQFRWNKGGAENFQKMFRKVLSSKNLSFKTKFHGILHLLNSTMFLNVLIVAILSIPMLYIKNEYEHLRIYFIVMSFFVISTIIFFICYWFMYRNIYGGGFKNFVTYIGMFFTFFSIAMGFSLHNSIAVIEGHLGKRSEFVRTPKFNLAAVGSNWKTNKYLRKKVSPNVIIEGLLMLYFMFGLYSAFIVGDQGGDFGLFPFHLMLVIGFGFVFFSSLTDKQ; encoded by the coding sequence ATGATCTTGGAGTGGATTTGCATCGTGATATATTCGGCATCATTGCTCATGATCTTGTTCTATTCTTTTTCGCAGCTCAATTTGTTGATCAACTATCTCAAGGCGCAAAAGAAAAACAAACAAGCCACCGTTTCTGTTCAACAGACAGACGATCTTCCATACGTCACTATCCAGCTACCCGTTTTTAATGAATTATACGTCATGGAACGCTTACTGGATAACATGGCTTTTCTAGAGTATCCCAAAGACAAATTAGAGATTCAGGTACTGGATGATAGTACAGATGAATCGGTTGAGATTACGGCCTTAAAAGTCAAAAAGCTTCAAGAGCTAGGTTTTGATGTTAGTCACATACAACGTGAGAATCGTACCAGTTACAAAGCAGGCGCACTCAAAGAAGGACTCAAAATCGCCAAAGGTGATTTTATCGCCATCTTTGATGCCGATTTTTTACCAGAGGCAGACTGGCTACTCAAAACCATTGGCCATTTCAAGAATCCTAAAGTTGGTGTTGTACAAACGCGATGGTCGCACCTCAATAGAGATTACAGCATCTTGACCCAAGTCCAGGCGTTTGCCCTGGACGCTCACTTTACTCTAGAACAGGTAGGTCGCAATTCTAAAGGTCATTTTATCAACTTTAATGGTACGGCTGGCATATGGCGCAAACAAACCATTTTTGATGCAGGAAACTGGCAAGGCGACACGCTTACCGAAGATCTGGATTTAAGTTACCGTGCGCAACTCAAGAACTGGAAATTCGTTTATCTAGAAGACGTCACCACTCCAGCCGAATTGCCCATGGTGATAAGTGCAGCGCGTTCACAGCAATTTAGATGGAATAAAGGCGGCGCAGAGAATTTTCAAAAAATGTTCAGGAAAGTGCTGTCCAGTAAAAACCTTTCCTTCAAGACTAAATTTCACGGGATCCTGCACCTGCTCAACAGCACGATGTTCTTGAATGTTCTCATAGTTGCCATTTTAAGCATTCCAATGTTGTACATCAAGAACGAGTATGAACATTTGAGGATCTACTTTATCGTGATGAGCTTTTTTGTGATTAGTACCATCATCTTTTTCATTTGCTACTGGTTCATGTACCGCAATATCTATGGCGGCGGTTTCAAGAATTTTGTCACGTACATCGGTATGTTTTTCACGTTTTTCAGCATTGCGATGGGCTTCTCGTTACACAATTCCATTGCCGTGATAGAAGGCCATCTGGGCAAGCGCAGTGAATTTGTACGCACCCCTAAATTCAATCTGGCCGCGGTAGGCAGCAACTGGAAGACCAACAAATACCTGCGTAAAAAAGTAAGTCCCAACGTGATCATAGAAGGCCTACTCATGCTGTATTTCATGTTTGGGCTGTACTCTGCATTTATTGTGGGCGATCAAGGTGGCGATTTCGGGCTGTTTCCATTTCATCTCATGCTCGTCATTGGGTTTGGGTTCGTGTTTTTCTCCAGTTTAACAGACAAGCAGTAA
- the rlmN gene encoding 23S rRNA (adenine(2503)-C(2))-methyltransferase RlmN, translating to MEQTQTNKIDIRSLDLEQLRQYFVDRGEKAFRGNQIYEWLWKKGAHDFDDMTNISKSTRAFLDQHFVINHIRVDDMQRSSDGTIKNAVKLHDGLTVESVMIPTPTRTTACVSSQVGCSLNCEFCATARLKRMRNLNPDEIYDQVVAIDQQSRAYYNRPLSNIVFMGMGEPLMNYKNVIRSIDKITGDDGLGMSPKRITLSTSGVPKMIKKLADDRPKFNLALSLHSAIDEKRVKIMPFNEQFPLDDIKEALKYWYEKTGTRVTYEYVVWKGINDQMEDVQALVEFCKVIPCKVNIIEYNSIDDARFEQAATKAIDMYEHELEKNRIVVNIRRSRGKDIDAACGQLANKSS from the coding sequence ATGGAACAAACTCAAACAAATAAAATCGATATCAGGTCTCTGGACCTAGAACAATTGCGCCAATATTTTGTGGATCGTGGTGAGAAAGCTTTTAGAGGTAATCAGATCTATGAGTGGTTATGGAAAAAAGGCGCACATGATTTTGATGACATGACCAATATCTCAAAATCTACCAGAGCGTTCCTTGATCAACATTTTGTGATCAACCATATTAGGGTTGACGACATGCAGCGCAGTAGCGATGGTACTATAAAAAATGCCGTAAAACTGCACGATGGTTTAACGGTGGAATCTGTTATGATCCCAACGCCTACGAGAACCACGGCTTGTGTTTCCTCGCAGGTAGGATGCAGTTTGAATTGCGAGTTTTGTGCCACGGCACGTTTAAAACGCATGCGCAACCTCAATCCAGACGAGATTTATGACCAGGTAGTGGCAATCGACCAGCAGAGCCGTGCCTATTATAATCGTCCCTTGTCTAACATTGTATTCATGGGAATGGGCGAGCCGCTCATGAATTATAAGAATGTCATTAGGTCCATTGATAAGATCACAGGTGATGACGGGCTAGGTATGTCGCCTAAACGTATCACACTTTCTACCAGTGGTGTTCCTAAAATGATTAAGAAACTGGCAGACGATCGTCCCAAGTTCAACCTCGCTCTTTCACTGCACAGCGCCATTGATGAGAAACGTGTTAAGATCATGCCCTTCAATGAGCAATTCCCACTAGATGATATCAAAGAAGCCCTCAAATACTGGTATGAGAAAACCGGCACCAGAGTCACCTATGAATACGTCGTATGGAAAGGGATCAATGATCAAATGGAAGATGTCCAGGCGCTTGTAGAATTTTGTAAAGTCATTCCCTGCAAGGTCAATATTATAGAATACAACAGTATAGACGACGCGCGATTTGAGCAGGCCGCTACCAAGGCTATTGATATGTATGAGCACGAGTTAGAGAAGAATCGCATCGTGGTCAACATACGCCGCAGTCGTGGTAAGGATATCGATGCAGCTTGCGGTCAATTGGCTAACAAATCTTCCTAG